One region of Fragaria vesca subsp. vesca linkage group LG4, FraVesHawaii_1.0, whole genome shotgun sequence genomic DNA includes:
- the LOC101314942 gene encoding protein ASPARTIC PROTEASE IN GUARD CELL 2-like, with product MSAGSQCSSAANTCVYEVIYGDESHTNGVFSKDKLTLTPADVFDGFLFGCGQDNEGFHDGSAGLLGLSATTSSTGYLSFGSPTGASNAAIKYTRLTTLSSGSTYYGLNLVGINVNGQKLSIPASVFSSPGTIIDSGTVISRLPPTAFSALRDAFQAAMTSYPSVPGDGFLDTCYDLNCNPTVTYPKIEFVFGDGVTLTLDATGIVYLLDGTMKQVCLAFVGNDDADELTIFGNTQQKNMEVLYDVAGERVGFAPGGC from the exons ATGAGCGCAGGAAGCCAATGCTCATCAGCCGCAAACACATGCGTATATGAGGTGATCTATGGAGACGAGTCCCACACCAATGGGGTTTTCTCCAAAGACAAGCTGACCTTAACTCCCGCGGACGTATTTGATGGGTTCCTCTTTGGCTGCGGCCAAGATAACGAAGGCTTCCATGATGGCTCGGCCGGTTTACTTGGTCTCTCCGCGACAA CAAGCTCCACCGGTTACCTCAGCTTCGGCAGTCCCACCGGAGCTTCCAATGCTGCCATAAAATACACACGGCTCACTACTTTATCCTCTGGCTCAACGTATTACGGCCTTAACCTGGTTGGGATCAATGTGAACGGGCAAAAGCTTTCAATTCCCGCTTCGGTGTTTTCGTCTCCGGGGACGATCATTGACTCCGGGACTGTCATATCACGGCTGCCGCCCACCGCCTTCAGCGCTTTGCGCGACGCATTTCAGGCAGCGATGACAAGCTATCCTTCAGTTCCGGGGGATGGATTCCTAGATACATGCTACGACCTCAACTGCAATCCAACGGTGACGTATCCGAAAATAGAGTTTGTGTTCGGCGACGGGGTTACGTTGACTTTGGACGCAACTGGAATCGTCTACCTTTTGGACGGGACAATGAAGCAGGTTTGCTTGGCTTTTGTTGGGAATGATGATGCAGACGAGCTTACGATATTCGGAAATACTCAGCAGAAGAATATGGAGGTATTGTATGACGTCGCCGGAGAGAGAGTCGGATTTGCTCCCGGTGGTTGCTGA